The following is a genomic window from Microtus pennsylvanicus isolate mMicPen1 chromosome 3, mMicPen1.hap1, whole genome shotgun sequence.
CTGGAAAGTCCTGCTGGCTGCACTGCTGGCTCTCATCACCTTGGCCACCACGCTCTCCAACGCCTTTGTGATCGCCACGGTCTATCGGACCCGGAAGCTGCACACCCCGGCTAACTACCTGATTGCCTCTCTGGCAGTCACTGACCTGCTGGTATCCATCCTGGTGATGCCCGTCAGCACCATGTACACGGTCACTGGACGCTGGACACTAGGCCAGGTGGTCTGCGACTTCTGGCTGTCGTCGGATATCACCTGTTGCACTGCTTCCATTATGCATCTCTGTGTCATCGCCCTGGACCGCTACTGGGCCATCACGGATGCGGTGGAGTATTCCGCTAAAAGGACTCCCAGAAGGGCGGCCATCATGATAACGCTGGTGTGGGTCTTCTCCATCTCTATTTCGCTGCCACCCTTCTTCTGGCGTCAAGCCAAAGCAGAGGAGGAGGTGCTGGACTGTTTGGTGAACACCGACCACGTCCTCTACACAGTCTACTCCACGGTGGGCGCTTTCTATTTACCCACCCTGCTCCTCATCGCCCTCTATGGCCGCATCTATGTGGAAGCCCGCTCTCGGATTTTGAAACAGACACCCAATAAGACCGGCAAGCGCTTGACCCGAGCCCAACTGATAACAGACTCCCCCGGGTCCACGTCCTCGGTCACCTCTATTAACTCCCGGGCTCCCGACGTGCCCAGTGAGTCCGGGTCTCCTGTGTACGTGAACCAAGTCAAAGTGCGAATCTCAGACGCCCTGCTGGAAAAGAAGAAGCTCATGGCCGCTAGGGAGCGCAAAGCCACCAAGACCCTAGGGATCATTTTAGGAGCATTTATTGTGTGTTGGCTGCCCTTCTTCATCATCTCCCTGGTGATGCCTATCTGCAAGGATGCCTGCTGGTTTCACATGGCCATCTTTGACTTCTTCAATTGGCTAGGCTATCTTAACTCCCTCATCAACCCCATCATCTACACTATGTCTAATGAGGACTTCAAACAAGCATTCCATAAACTGATACGCTTTAAGTGTACAGGTTGACTTGCCAATGGCAGTGGGGTCGCCTAGGCGACCTTTGGGGACCAAGTTGGGTCTTTCCACAGGTAGGTCAAATCTTCTTTCCCTGTTACTGGGTAGAAGCAAGGCTTTCTCTCTCCTGGGCAAGGGCAATGGATCCTGAGAATCCCGGCAGCTCTGAGAGAGCCCTCTGGAAGGGGAACTTCTCAAACAACTGCAAAGCATCCATGCTGAGGAGGTTAACCTCTTCCCCTCAAAGTCCGGGCTCAGCACAGATCCTCGTGCAGCCAATCACACAAAAGGTTGCAACTTTTTAACGCTGATGATGGATAGGGGATCCCTGCCCCGTTTTATATCACGGACATTGTCCTCTAAGCCATTGGCACTTGTAGGTGTTGTCTGAAGCCTATCTGAGGCAGATCTACATACAGCCTGGCAGTACTTGAACTAGACAATTAATACCCTATGATGTGGGGGAGAACTTTGTGTTACAGTTTATTTTAGAACACTTCCTTTGACACCTGTCAGTCTTCATTGGTTTATTTACATTTGGTTGGAGAAACATGTGGATTTGGTGCTTCAAACACTAAATGTGGCTGGGATGGCACAGAGCAACCTTGAAGGGTTAAAGTGAAATTCTGATGCTAAGATCTCTATTTTTATTACAATCAAAAAAATATATGGGGGTGGTGGGTGGGAACGGGAGATGGGGAGTGTTACACTGAGGATCAACAAACACCTAAGATTGTTTTCTGCAGagttctaattttttaaattcctgtTTTGTGATCGTCAAACTACAACTCTAACAACTCAAACAAAACATAACGTGTGCTAGTGCCAAAGTCTGCAGGCTGCGTTGTTTCCTAATCTCATGTGTACCAGTCATTTTACACAGTTAAATCCCCACCAATGGAGGGTGTGCTGGGTGACTCAGCCCAAACTGCTGCCGTTCGAGGAGTTTGTCAAAGGGATTCGCGTTGTATACAATTCCTTCACAAGAAAGTATCTTTATTCCTTATCCTGTTCCGTGATATACGGAGGAGACTGACGAAATAGATGCTATTTCTTATATAATTAAGGAATAAAAAGGGGAGATAGGAGGATGTATATTTTTGACTtgtaaaaaattcttaaaatgcaTGAGACAATTTTTGATAATCATTTGCACTCTCTCCCATCTGTGATTCCTTTGTGTGCAAATAGATAAAGTAAACAGAAGAACAAGTTTCCCTGCCCAGAAATCTTTCAACTGCAGCCAGAACCCCCCAAACTATATTAAAGTGTgcatgagagagggagagggagagggagaaggagagagagagagagagagagagagagagagagagagagagagagactccaccttgtttttttcgTACTATTGAAGTTTGGGCAGGAGCAGCTAGAAAAATGACACATTACAAATTTAGAAAAGCTTAGCGAGCCTGAAATTGAacctattttctttataattcatAGAACCAAACCTCAGGCTTCCTAAACAGCCAGGAAACCGTCAAGCCTTCTAGCCTTGGGAATGTGTTACTGACCTGTCATGTCAGTGATGATAACATCTCAAATAATTGAAGCGTATCTCTCTTTCTAAGTTCCGATGGCACTTGGTTATTTTGAATTCACTCTGAGGGGTACACAACACAGCAAAATCACAtactaaaaggagaaaaaaaaacgaTTGCACTTTCTTAATGAAAAGAAGCAGTCCTGAAAGGTCATCTAAGAACAAATGTGTATGGGGAATGTTTAATATGCCAAAGAAGATTCACAGTCCTTGCTTCAGAGGCTGTCTGCAGTCGAGACCTTTTGTCTGCAGAAGGAAGTTGTCTTTATAAAATGGATCCACTCCCTGTGTGAAGCTGCCCAGTCCAGATCATCAGACAATAGATGTAGTGAGCTGAATTACACTGTTTGCCTACTGTGCAGACCTTCACACTGGGTAATGACTCTGAAAAGATGCTATTCAAAAGTTCACATGTACTgtagggaaaaaaaagggaaTTTCAACAAACATTATACCTGACACTGGAGTAAGATAAAATCTTAGGCATTAGATAATCCTATAGATTTCTGCTGGATCCCTAGTTTCTTTGTGCTTTGTGACATTTCTCCTATGGAGGAAGGCACATGGGGCatggtatttgtttttatattattaatatgttGGTCTTCTGTTCATGTAGCTGTGTTTTCTTGGGGCCCAAGAGGCAATTAAGTCAACTTCTAAGAGCCTTAGGGGAAAACTAATTGAAACAAATAGCCACTTACAAATGATTTCTTTATAGGGCAACTACAACAATTGCACCATCATGTTAACAAAACATGGTCAATTTAGTCAAATGGGTTGT
Proteins encoded in this region:
- the Htr1b gene encoding 5-hydroxytryptamine receptor 1B — its product is MEEQGVQCAPPPAASSQTGVPLVNLSHNCSADSYIYQDSIAMPWKVLLAALLALITLATTLSNAFVIATVYRTRKLHTPANYLIASLAVTDLLVSILVMPVSTMYTVTGRWTLGQVVCDFWLSSDITCCTASIMHLCVIALDRYWAITDAVEYSAKRTPRRAAIMITLVWVFSISISLPPFFWRQAKAEEEVLDCLVNTDHVLYTVYSTVGAFYLPTLLLIALYGRIYVEARSRILKQTPNKTGKRLTRAQLITDSPGSTSSVTSINSRAPDVPSESGSPVYVNQVKVRISDALLEKKKLMAARERKATKTLGIILGAFIVCWLPFFIISLVMPICKDACWFHMAIFDFFNWLGYLNSLINPIIYTMSNEDFKQAFHKLIRFKCTG